Genomic window (Sphaeramia orbicularis chromosome 7, fSphaOr1.1, whole genome shotgun sequence):
TTTTTCCAGAACTGTACAATAACATCAGATCACGACCAAAGCCGGTGAAAGTCTTTTAACATACCTTAAGCTGTGCAGCCCAGTCTTTAACAGGATGGGGGATGTTTCCTGGTCCACCCACCATCATCCCTGGAGCATCAAACACCTGGCTGAGTTTCTCCGCTGGGACAGCAGACGTGATGTAGTTGTAGAAGCAGGCAGCTTTGGCCAGAGTGGAGGACAACTGTGGGCAGGAGCGCAGTCCTTCTCTGACACATTGTTCAAGAGAGCGAGAAAAACAGTCGATGCGACACACACCCAACCCCTGCTCCCACGAGTCCTCCCACTCTCCTTCATCTGCCCCGTCACCATGACCGTTCCGGATACCCTCCTCCAGAATGTGACCATTGTCCAcctcttcatcatcgtcttcgtcTTGCCCATTAGCAAGAGCGGGTGATACCAAGAAACCAGGAAGGCAACACGGCTTTACTGTTGTTGTAGCCAGGAGGGGGTCAGCGACAACGCGGAAGGCTCTTCCTGAAACACCGTGAGAGTGACATACTTCATCAAAATCTGAAAGAACTCGACTCCCAGAGGTCCCCCCAGGCAGAGGAAGGCACGCCAGAAGGGCTGAACGCATCTGCCAATCTGATGTCAGAAAATGACAGGTGACGCCAAGATACCTAGATAGTGACAAAGGAAAAAAGAAGATACATTAGTGAGGAAATGAAACCAAGTGCACATTGTGTTGTTTTTGATTAGACCTCCTTACCCTGAAGCGCTCCCAGCCACATCCCTCCAGACATCCAAGCTGAGACTGAGGGCGTGCGCTGAGGCTAGGGCTTGACGCGTTGCCAGCTGGGCCTGGTAAGCATAGGCTGGAAGGAGTTGGCTCTGGATGTAGTGCTGCGGCTCTGGACTATAACGTGGCTCAAGAAGCTGGAGTAGTTCTCTGAAGCCCTGATTGTCCACTATCGACACTGGCTGTAGATCACGGACGATCATCTTAGCTATAGCTTCAGAAATCAGAACCTGCAGAGACAAAAGATTCCATTGCGATATTTTCACAGTAACACCTCAATCATGTGTGACGCAATGAATGACAGACTGTAAGCCACACCTGACGGGGATCATGTCTGTCAAATTTAGTCACCGCTCCTCCTGaacctcctcctactcctccgtCAGGACTTCCAATTCCaccaactcctcctcctcctcctcctgctgccacTCCAGTACTGATGGGAAGAGAGTAGCGGCTATTCCCTCCATTGGTGGTGAAAGTGTGTAGAGACCCAGAGGAGTAACCCTCTCGCTTCATATCCTTCCTTTTCACAAAGTCATCATACATAGCCTGGTGTTTACGCTGCACAGACAGAAAGGGGCATGACGTTATTATTGGTTGATAGTAGTATACTGCTCAGGTGTATACATCCTaaaaggggtgtaagaaaatatcgcgatatttcatttcacaatactgtgtcgatattaaaaagtactgtatcgatctttttagatatttattcaaatgcagatattgtggaggttcatttttgtttttcttttttgtttatgttttatttatctttatttaacactcttatattgaataatgttagttcctttgttgggactgaattaaaacaatgttctgatgttagttctgaactaatataatatgaacatttgaacaggatcttaaactgtaatgtctgtaaaacatcatttgagttttaacacaggaaaattttgtgatatagcattagatcctgctgtgatcaaataaaaatgtgtttagtatttgcgcagatttctggagtaattcaattcttcaaggaaataataatttaaaaaaagaaacaaataaaaaattgcctttttaacagtatcgtgatatatcgtatcatgatcctagtattgtgatttgtatggcgTCGCCAGATTTTTGCCGATTCACAGCCCTACATCCCAATAAGACTGTCTTAGCAGGAGTAGATCTGGAACAAGATCAGAGATtatttcagtggttcccaaccttttttggctcgtgaccccattttaacatcacaaatctctggcgaccccagacattcaaaacagagcctttttttttctaaaattaatttgtttttgataatgtaatagtttgctatactatgtttcaaacaaaggttaattttagacaacgttTAGTCTACATAatacatattattatggacggaggcagaaaagccaggtctAGATTACCttcacaaagagagaattttattttccttggtcaggatatgtacagtctgtccaacttggatttacaaggctgacaattaatactgaacaaacaagaactcaaactatgaattatgaaagagctgcagcatctgaaaccgaccacaatgaacatttgaaaaataaacagtaccacagtgcttcagtttcagcttcacagtttgtcatgtcttttgtgtattgggattgtctctctcaactcaccatatatttttttaagtaaGTTATTGGGTATTTTTTATCCAtcactagaaattttaggcaaccccatttgaattccaggcgaccccatgtggggtcccgaccccatggttgaaaaacactgggttatttCCACCTTGCATTGAAAGCAACAGACTGTATGTATATGTGGTCTGGTTTATTCATTAAAAGATGCTGGAAGATGATGCTGACAGAAATATAAGACACATCACAAGAATGGATAATTAGTGCCAAATATTATCAGAGGTAGtcatttttttaagaaattatttttacCTTGAGATGCGTTACGAAGTTGGACGTGA
Coding sequences:
- the LOC115422940 gene encoding zinc finger BED domain-containing protein 4, whose translation is MASVSKVSILDYFNIVFEGENGKIESNCKACGTRIQAKRSVTSNFVTHLKRKHQAMYDDFVKRKDMKREGYSSGSLHTFTTNGGNSRYSLPISTGVAAGGGGGGVGGIGSPDGGVGGGSGGAVTKFDRHDPRQVLISEAIAKMIVRDLQPVSIVDNQGFRELLQLLEPRYSPEPQHYIQSQLLPAYAYQAQLATRQALASAHALSLSLDVWRDVAGSASGYLGVTCHFLTSDWQMRSALLACLPLPGGTSGSRVLSDFDEVCHSHGVSGRAFRVVADPLLATTTVKPCCLPGFLVSPALANGQDEDDDEEVDNGHILEEGIRNGHGDGADEGEWEDSWEQGLGVCRIDCFSRSLEQCVREGLRSCPQLSSTLAKAACFYNYITSAVPAEKLSQVFDAPGMMVGGPGNIPHPVKDWAAQLKILRRLVDSVEFLEEMSGPGELALGSSERALLREVTDTLEPFTEAWDMVHGDRPADTQADRHVSISLAMPCVLGLRKHLSETSVAHCPTLLVGLSQAVERLLAPILEDPLYITATTLDPQFKLTWSSNPDWHRQVVIEELTKHSSSSSPLDPNTDLHPQSHTPPAPAPSPVSSLSRPCKLFSFIKQRPMTQAKSLEQELAVYLREEPTDEEALHYWRRKAIDFPQLAQMAKRAFTIPACGTVVERIFTTAGCCLRPERGRILPKNLETLIYLKANYRLLWT